The Hermetia illucens chromosome 2, iHerIll2.2.curated.20191125, whole genome shotgun sequence genomic interval TACTCATTCATCTTAGTTTATTTACAAATTTTCCTTACGAACAAAAATTGTCTTACAGCTAATATCAGGGATTAtatgaaaatttacaaaagagttttttttagatttaatCCAATCTTCCTGCTTGTAACATTCTTTCAAGTTCACCGCGGAAAAGGTTCTCCAATTGATTTATTAGACCGACAGCACGCACATTTCCCTTCAGTAGAACAAATCTTTCCAAGGGACCAAGGACATTCAAAGCTTCCCGGTATGAGTTCACCTCCTTAAAACCGCATGAAGGTATCTCATCCTGCAGAAATGTACTGGCCGATTCCTGCTTTTCCTCATTTCCATCCATTATAATTGGCTCGGACTCGGAAGATTCCTCCTTAATGTCGTTTTTCAGGCTGATTTCCAAATTGTTTGTGTTTTCCGGACAAGAGGAAAAAAGCTTCAATACGGGCGGCACCGAGTAGTTATAGTATTCCATCCCTGATGGGACGTTATACTTGATACCAAGTTCGTCCATGATGTCGGTGTACTTCAGGGAATTGGAGCTTGCCGCTGAAGCTTTGTGCTGCGAACAGCCAAAGGAGAAATCGTATTTGGTCATGATGCTTTTCACCCACCCTTCCTGAGGGCGACGTTTCTGAATACCCAGCAGAGGAGCAATGTTTTCTGCGGCGTTTTCAAGCAACGTCTCGGTAATTTGCA includes:
- the LOC119649447 gene encoding uncharacterized protein LOC119649447, with product MNKRKPRRHKNVLSLETRIAVINDYKSLTKNARVLSERYGCGRTQIQNIIKARKELLALYKASKQSRSYHSNNTPSKNSIPENISDTLAIVLFEWSQRSQAHGLQITETLLENAAENIAPLLGIQKRRPQEGWVKSIMTKYDFSFGCSQHKASAASSNSLKYTDIMDELGIKYNVPSGMEYYNYSVPPVLKLFSSCPENTNNLEISLKNDIKEESSESEPIIMDGNEEKQESASTFLQDEIPSCGFKEVNSYREALNVLGPLERFVLLKGNVRAVGLINQLENLFRGELERMLQAGRLD